A single region of the Streptococcus sanguinis genome encodes:
- a CDS encoding ABC transporter ATP-binding protein gives MLYIWSYLKRYPKWLVLDFVAAIFFVIVNLGLPTVLARMIDEGINPKQTDRLFFWAWVMFGVIILGVLGRIVLAYAAGKLTTTMVQDMRNDLYAKLQEYSHHEYEQIGVSSLVTRLTSDAFVLMQFAEQTLKMGVITPMMMLSSILMIFLTSPSLAWIVAVSVPFLAVVVIYVAVKTKPLSEKQQKTLDKINQYVRENLTGLRVIRAFAREEFQEKRFSDENEVYAQNSNKLFKLTGLTEPLFVQIIIAMIVAIVWFALDPLRDGSLEIGNLVAFIEYSFHALLSFLFLANLFTMYPRTAVSSQRLKEVMDMPISINPNEDGVTETDTQGYLEFDNVTFAYPGETESPVLHNISFKAKPGETIAFIGSTGSGKSTLVQLIPRFYDVTLGKILVDGVDVREYNLKALRQKIGFIPQKALLFTGTIAANLRYGKEEASQEELSQAAEVAQAKDFIESREERFETHLAEGGSNLSGGQKQRLSIARAVVKKPDIYIFDDSFSALDYKTDAVLRRRLKEVTGQATVLIVAQRVGTIMDADQIIVLDQGEIVGRGKHEELMETNDIYREIADSQLKNQAWTEK, from the coding sequence ATGTTATACATTTGGTCTTATTTGAAGAGATATCCTAAGTGGCTGGTCTTGGACTTTGTTGCGGCAATCTTTTTTGTGATTGTCAATCTAGGGTTGCCAACGGTACTGGCTCGGATGATTGATGAGGGAATCAATCCTAAGCAGACAGATCGGCTCTTTTTCTGGGCTTGGGTGATGTTTGGCGTTATTATCTTAGGAGTGCTGGGGCGAATTGTTTTGGCTTATGCGGCTGGGAAGCTAACGACGACCATGGTGCAGGACATGCGCAATGATCTCTATGCTAAGCTGCAAGAGTATTCTCATCATGAGTATGAGCAAATCGGTGTATCCTCTTTAGTCACGCGCTTGACCTCGGATGCTTTTGTTCTTATGCAGTTTGCAGAGCAAACTCTGAAAATGGGTGTCATTACTCCCATGATGATGCTGTCCAGTATTCTCATGATTTTTCTGACCAGTCCGTCTCTGGCCTGGATTGTAGCTGTTTCAGTGCCTTTCTTGGCTGTCGTGGTCATTTATGTAGCGGTTAAAACCAAGCCCTTGTCTGAAAAGCAGCAGAAGACTCTTGATAAGATTAATCAGTATGTAAGGGAAAATCTGACTGGTCTACGCGTTATTCGAGCTTTTGCAAGAGAAGAATTTCAAGAGAAGCGTTTTTCTGATGAAAATGAGGTCTATGCGCAAAACTCCAATAAGCTCTTTAAGCTGACCGGTCTGACAGAGCCACTCTTTGTGCAGATTATTATTGCGATGATTGTGGCCATTGTCTGGTTTGCCCTAGATCCTTTGCGGGATGGAAGTCTTGAAATCGGAAATCTTGTTGCCTTTATCGAATACAGCTTTCACGCCCTGCTGTCCTTCCTCTTCTTGGCCAATCTCTTTACTATGTATCCTCGGACAGCGGTATCGAGCCAGCGGCTCAAGGAAGTCATGGACATGCCCATTTCCATCAATCCTAATGAAGATGGTGTAACCGAGACAGATACGCAGGGTTATCTGGAGTTTGACAATGTAACCTTCGCTTATCCAGGTGAGACGGAGAGTCCTGTACTGCATAATATTTCCTTCAAGGCTAAACCGGGTGAGACTATTGCCTTTATCGGTTCAACTGGTTCTGGTAAGTCTACACTGGTGCAGCTGATTCCGCGCTTTTACGATGTAACACTAGGTAAGATTTTAGTGGACGGTGTGGACGTCCGTGAGTACAATCTGAAAGCTTTGCGTCAGAAGATTGGCTTTATTCCGCAGAAGGCTCTGCTATTTACCGGAACTATCGCAGCAAACCTGCGCTATGGAAAGGAAGAAGCCAGCCAAGAAGAGCTGAGTCAGGCAGCTGAGGTGGCTCAAGCCAAGGACTTCATCGAGAGTCGGGAAGAGCGTTTTGAGACTCATCTGGCCGAGGGAGGCAGCAATCTATCCGGAGGGCAGAAGCAGCGGCTCTCTATCGCTCGCGCGGTGGTCAAAAAGCCGGATATTTATATCTTTGATGACTCTTTTTCTGCTCTGGATTATAAGACAGATGCGGTGCTTCGTCGTCGCCTCAAGGAAGTGACAGGTCAGGCAACGGTGCTGATTGTAGCCCAGCGGGTGGGAACCATCATGGATGCTGACCAAATTATTGTTCTGGATCAGGGTGAAATCGTTGGACGCGGGAAGCATGAAGAGCTGATGGAAACCAATGATATCTATCGTGAGATTGCGGATTCGCAGCTGAAAAATCAAGCTTGGACAGAGAAATAG
- the ccdA2 gene encoding thiol-disulfide oxidoreductase-associated membrane protein CcdA2 — protein sequence MATSFLFFISVFLAGILSFFSPCILPLMPVYVGILLDSDQPKTVRFMGRDVSWYGLAKTLCFIAGLSTVFLVLGYGAGALGQVLYAPWFRYVLGGIVILLGIHQMGIINIQQLQKQKSIQLKKNSKRSDFLNAFLLGITFSFGWTPCVGPVLSSVLAIAASGGNGALQGGLLMLVYTLGLALPFLAMAMASGWVVKRFAKLKPYMGTLKKIGGALIILMGILLMLGNLNVLASLFG from the coding sequence ATGGCAACAAGTTTTTTGTTCTTTATTTCTGTTTTTCTGGCGGGGATTCTATCTTTTTTCTCGCCCTGTATTTTACCACTTATGCCAGTCTATGTGGGGATTTTGCTGGATTCGGATCAGCCGAAAACGGTTCGGTTTATGGGAAGAGACGTTTCCTGGTATGGTCTAGCTAAGACTCTCTGCTTTATAGCTGGCTTATCAACTGTATTCTTAGTTTTGGGCTATGGAGCTGGTGCTTTGGGGCAAGTCCTCTATGCCCCTTGGTTTCGCTACGTTCTTGGTGGGATTGTCATTCTACTGGGAATCCATCAGATGGGAATCATTAATATCCAGCAACTGCAAAAGCAAAAGAGCATCCAACTTAAAAAGAATAGTAAAAGAAGTGATTTCCTTAACGCCTTTCTCTTAGGTATCACCTTTAGCTTTGGTTGGACGCCCTGTGTAGGACCTGTTCTGAGTTCTGTTTTAGCAATTGCAGCTTCTGGCGGTAACGGCGCTCTTCAGGGAGGCTTGCTTATGTTGGTTTATACATTGGGATTAGCCCTTCCTTTTCTAGCTATGGCTATGGCTTCTGGCTGGGTAGTAAAGCGCTTTGCAAAACTCAAACCTTATATGGGAACGCTTAAGAAAATCGGCGGAGCACTCATCATTCTCATGGGAATTTTGCTAATGCTTGGAAATCTAAACGTTTTAGCATCATTATTTGGATAA
- a CDS encoding redoxin family protein, whose product MKKLSILTISLLCVGFLGACSNQKMNSELSKSDKSNMQTKADSGKSTKMAKDFSLQGVDGKTYKLSDFKGKKVYLKFWASWCSICLSTLGDTNDLAKEQSGKDYVVLSVVSPTFNGEKSADDFKEWYKSLDYKDFPVLMDTKGELLKEYGIRSYPSALFVGSDGSLAKTHIGYMSKEDIEKTLKEIK is encoded by the coding sequence ATGAAGAAGTTATCAATATTGACTATCAGTCTGCTTTGTGTCGGCTTTTTGGGAGCCTGTTCAAATCAGAAGATGAACTCGGAACTTTCTAAAAGTGATAAAAGCAATATGCAAACAAAAGCTGATTCTGGGAAATCTACCAAGATGGCTAAGGACTTTAGTCTGCAAGGAGTGGACGGCAAGACCTACAAGCTGTCTGATTTCAAAGGCAAGAAAGTATACCTAAAGTTTTGGGCTTCTTGGTGCTCTATATGTCTATCCACTCTTGGTGATACTAATGATTTGGCTAAGGAGCAGTCAGGAAAAGATTATGTTGTCCTGTCGGTGGTGTCTCCGACTTTTAATGGAGAAAAGTCTGCTGATGATTTCAAGGAATGGTACAAGTCTTTGGATTACAAAGACTTCCCAGTTCTCATGGACACCAAGGGAGAATTGCTGAAAGAATATGGTATTCGATCCTATCCATCTGCTCTTTTCGTAGGCAGTGATGGTTCTCTTGCCAAGACGCATATTGGCTACATGAGCAAGGAAGATATTGAGAAAACATTGAAAGAAATCAAGTAA
- the msrB gene encoding peptide-methionine (R)-S-oxide reductase MsrB, which produces MEGKWKILLVLLGLLVCFGLVYVIVGNGKQSSPEQIKKASMSKTEAVSQQKQEDVKEEDKREIYLAGGCFWGVEEYFSRVPGVIDAESGYANGKGDTTKYELVSQTGHAETVHITYNAKKISLKEILLHYFRIIDPTSKNKQGNDQGTQYRTGVYYKDEADLETINQVFDEVAKKYDKPLAVEKEALKNFIKAEDYHQDYLKKNPNGYCHIDVNQAAYPVIEASRYPKPSDEEIKAKLSPEEYAVTQKNDTERAFSNRYWDKFDAGIYVDVVTGEPLFSSKDKFDSGCGWPSFTRPISPDVATYKEDKSFNMTRTEVRSRVGNSHLGHVFTDGPKDKGGLRYCINSLSIKFIPKAEMEEKGYGYLLDYV; this is translated from the coding sequence ATGGAAGGAAAATGGAAGATTCTTCTGGTTCTGCTTGGCTTGCTTGTCTGCTTTGGACTGGTCTATGTGATTGTGGGTAATGGTAAGCAATCTTCTCCTGAGCAGATCAAGAAAGCCTCTATGAGCAAGACAGAAGCTGTATCCCAACAAAAGCAAGAAGATGTCAAGGAAGAAGATAAGCGGGAGATTTATCTGGCAGGCGGCTGTTTCTGGGGAGTAGAAGAGTACTTTTCTCGCGTGCCGGGTGTCATTGATGCTGAGTCCGGCTATGCAAATGGTAAGGGCGACACGACCAAGTATGAATTGGTCTCTCAAACTGGTCACGCTGAGACTGTTCACATTACTTACAATGCCAAAAAAATCTCTCTCAAAGAAATTCTGCTGCATTATTTCCGCATCATTGATCCAACTTCTAAAAACAAGCAGGGAAATGATCAGGGTACTCAGTACCGGACAGGTGTTTATTATAAGGATGAAGCTGATCTTGAGACTATTAACCAGGTCTTTGATGAGGTTGCTAAGAAATATGATAAGCCTTTGGCCGTCGAAAAAGAAGCTCTAAAAAACTTTATCAAGGCAGAAGATTATCATCAGGATTACCTAAAAAAGAATCCTAATGGATATTGCCATATCGATGTCAATCAAGCTGCCTACCCTGTTATTGAAGCTAGTCGCTATCCTAAGCCTAGCGATGAAGAGATTAAGGCTAAGCTCTCTCCTGAAGAATACGCAGTCACACAAAAGAATGACACAGAGCGGGCCTTTTCTAACCGCTACTGGGATAAGTTCGATGCTGGTATCTATGTGGATGTGGTGACAGGAGAGCCACTCTTTTCATCAAAGGATAAGTTTGACTCAGGCTGCGGTTGGCCGAGTTTCACACGTCCTATCAGTCCAGATGTTGCGACTTACAAAGAAGATAAGAGCTTCAATATGACTCGAACAGAAGTTCGCAGTCGGGTTGGAAATTCACATCTGGGCCATGTTTTCACAGACGGTCCTAAGGACAAGGGCGGCTTACGCTATTGTATTAATAGTTTGTCAATCAAGTTCATTCCCAAAGCTGAAATGGAGGAGAAGGGCTACGGTTATCTTTTGGATTATGTTTAA
- a CDS encoding ABC transporter ATP-binding protein → MKNTSTFARLWSYLKVYKFAVAFAIFLKNLSVVMSVVEPFVLGLAITELTNNLLDMAKGVAGAQINVSYVGWVMVLYFVRAIFYEIGSYYSNYFMTNAVQATIRDLRDELSHKINRIPVSYFDKHQFGDLLGRFTSDVEAVSNALQQSFLQVINAVFTLILVIFMVLVLNLQLGIIVVVSIPITYLSARFIVKKSQPYFKQQADALGAMNGFVQENLTGFNILKLYVREESSQEDFRQITQKLQKVGFKASFISGLMMPVLNVISDLTYLLLALLGGLQVIAGRLTVGNMQAFVQYVWQINQPIQNLTQLAGQLQSAKSSLDRIFQVLDEADEVNDETEKLDQDLTGQVSFKDVNFQYVADKPLIRNFNLEVKPGEMVAIVGPTGAGKTTLINLLMRFYDVTRGAITVDGHDIRHLSRQDYRKQFGMVLQDVWLYEGTIKENLRFGNLQATDEEIVEAAKAANVDRFIRTLPGGYNMEMNQESSNISLGQKQLLTIARALLANPKILILDEATSSVDTRLELLIQKAMKTLMQGRTSFVIAHRLSTIQEADKILVLKDGQIIEQGNHESLLADKGFYYDLYQSQFSKKAEEA, encoded by the coding sequence ATGAAAAACACATCTACTTTTGCTCGTTTATGGAGCTACCTAAAAGTTTATAAATTTGCAGTCGCCTTTGCGATTTTCCTCAAAAACCTCAGCGTCGTTATGAGTGTCGTCGAGCCCTTTGTCTTAGGTCTAGCCATTACTGAACTGACAAATAATTTACTGGATATGGCTAAAGGTGTGGCTGGTGCCCAGATTAATGTGTCCTATGTTGGCTGGGTTATGGTCTTGTATTTTGTGCGGGCGATTTTTTATGAAATCGGTTCTTACTATTCTAATTACTTTATGACCAATGCAGTGCAGGCTACCATTCGTGACTTGCGAGATGAACTTAGTCATAAGATTAATCGTATTCCCGTTTCTTACTTTGATAAGCACCAGTTTGGTGACTTGCTGGGGCGTTTTACCAGCGATGTCGAAGCTGTTTCCAATGCCTTGCAGCAGTCCTTTCTGCAGGTTATCAACGCAGTCTTTACTCTAATCTTGGTCATCTTCATGGTATTGGTGCTTAATCTGCAGTTAGGTATCATTGTGGTAGTTTCGATTCCAATTACCTACCTTAGTGCTCGCTTTATCGTGAAGAAATCCCAGCCGTACTTTAAACAGCAGGCAGATGCACTGGGAGCTATGAATGGCTTTGTTCAGGAGAATTTGACTGGTTTTAATATCTTGAAGCTCTATGTCAGAGAAGAAAGTTCGCAGGAGGATTTTCGACAAATTACGCAAAAACTGCAGAAAGTAGGTTTTAAAGCCAGCTTTATCTCTGGTTTGATGATGCCTGTTTTGAATGTTATTTCAGATCTGACCTATCTCTTGCTGGCTCTGCTGGGCGGTCTTCAGGTTATTGCTGGGCGCTTGACAGTCGGGAATATGCAGGCATTTGTTCAGTATGTCTGGCAGATTAACCAGCCCATTCAAAACCTGACTCAGCTGGCTGGTCAGCTGCAGAGTGCCAAGTCTTCTTTGGACCGAATTTTCCAAGTGCTGGATGAAGCAGACGAAGTCAATGATGAGACAGAAAAGCTGGATCAAGATCTGACAGGTCAGGTTAGCTTCAAGGATGTGAACTTCCAGTATGTAGCAGACAAGCCGCTCATTCGGAATTTCAATCTGGAAGTCAAACCTGGAGAAATGGTGGCTATTGTAGGTCCGACTGGTGCTGGTAAAACCACGCTGATTAACTTGCTCATGCGTTTCTACGATGTAACTAGAGGTGCGATTACAGTTGATGGGCATGACATACGACATCTGTCCCGTCAGGATTACCGTAAACAGTTCGGTATGGTGCTACAGGATGTCTGGCTTTATGAAGGCACCATCAAGGAAAATCTTCGCTTTGGCAATCTGCAAGCCACTGATGAAGAAATTGTAGAAGCGGCCAAGGCAGCTAATGTGGACCGCTTTATCCGAACCCTACCAGGCGGCTACAATATGGAAATGAATCAAGAATCCAGCAATATCTCGCTGGGGCAGAAGCAGTTACTTACGATTGCGAGGGCTCTTTTGGCCAATCCTAAGATTCTGATTTTGGATGAAGCGACCTCATCTGTCGATACACGGCTGGAGCTCTTGATTCAGAAGGCTATGAAAACACTCATGCAGGGCAGGACTAGTTTTGTCATTGCTCACCGACTATCGACCATTCAGGAAGCGGATAAGATTTTGGTGCTCAAGGATGGTCAGATTATCGAACAAGGCAATCATGAGAGCCTATTGGCTGATAAAGGATTTTATTATGACCTTTATCAGAGCCAATTTTCTAAAAAAGCAGAAGAAGCCTGA
- a CDS encoding GNAT family N-acetyltransferase: MSLTSQIITAEFPDLDKVEALNREAFPIEERVPISEFLRYTNDERSHFFAFYNEDEFVGFAFAVYNEKMFYVSFFAIMPHLRSHGYGGEIIHKLTEFYQKTMVLEVERVDEECDNLEQRQARMDFYKRNGFQTTNAFLEYEGLSFEILYLGHHFDEEAYRDIFHMLQEKNFFEFEIKYRRFSDV; this comes from the coding sequence ATGTCTTTAACTAGTCAAATTATTACAGCAGAATTTCCCGATTTGGATAAGGTTGAGGCTTTAAACCGCGAGGCTTTTCCTATAGAGGAAAGGGTACCTATCAGCGAATTTCTCCGCTATACCAATGATGAACGGTCTCATTTCTTTGCCTTCTACAATGAGGACGAATTTGTTGGTTTTGCTTTTGCAGTTTATAACGAAAAAATGTTCTATGTCAGCTTCTTTGCGATTATGCCGCACCTTCGCAGCCATGGCTATGGGGGAGAGATTATTCATAAGCTGACAGAGTTTTATCAAAAAACCATGGTTCTAGAGGTGGAACGTGTCGATGAAGAATGTGACAATCTAGAGCAACGTCAAGCGCGTATGGACTTCTATAAGCGTAATGGCTTCCAAACGACTAATGCCTTTCTGGAATATGAAGGATTAAGCTTTGAAATCCTGTATTTAGGACATCATTTTGATGAGGAGGCTTATCGAGATATTTTCCATATGCTACAAGAGAAGAACTTCTTTGAATTCGAAATTAAGTACCGAAGATTTAGCGATGTGTAA
- a CDS encoding SSURE domain-containing protein, producing the protein MKFNSNQKYTRWSIRRLSVGVASVVVASGFFLLVGQPNTVHADDLTSTPTKVLQEDSSLLEKNKLPETALKEEMDSALSANQSAPKEEVDETISLDKSSLAPKEEVVKPKEEQTMAEVSNQKEEAKPEATLVEVSNQDREAATSQSVTTPDEVRKGVEENTKDSVDVPASYLEKANVPGPFLAGVNQVIPYEAFGGDGMLTRLLLKASDKALWSDNGSAKNPALLPLEGLAKGQYFYEVDLNGNTTGKDGQALLDQLRINGTHDYQATVKVYGAKDGKPDSTNLVATKNVTVSLNGLVSKESVKDSVTKNIKDHIDVPASYLEKANVPGPFLAGVNQVIPYEAFGGDGMLTRLLLKSSDKAPWSDNGSAKNPTLLPLEGLAKGQYFYEVDLNGNTTGKDGQALLDQLRINGTHAYQATVKVYGAKDGKPDLTNLIATRQVTIQLRGKEMAAQPYQQEQMNVKPSTTDSMSTAMGLKEMDHRIADLKEKHPTSNPMADMVKKNDKPSLPKTGEAQTSTATIGFFGLALAGILGFLGLKEKQKD; encoded by the coding sequence ATGAAATTCAATTCAAATCAAAAATATACCCGCTGGTCAATTCGTCGTTTAAGCGTGGGTGTGGCTTCCGTTGTTGTTGCCAGTGGTTTCTTTTTGCTAGTTGGTCAACCAAATACCGTACATGCGGATGATCTCACCTCAACTCCTACTAAAGTTCTTCAAGAAGATTCGTCATTATTAGAAAAGAATAAGTTGCCAGAGACAGCTTTAAAAGAAGAAATGGATTCTGCTCTATCTGCAAATCAGTCAGCTCCTAAGGAAGAGGTTGATGAAACTATTTCTCTAGATAAGTCTAGCCTAGCTCCTAAGGAAGAAGTGGTAAAACCAAAAGAAGAACAGACTATGGCAGAAGTTAGCAATCAAAAAGAAGAAGCTAAACCGGAGGCAACTCTTGTTGAAGTTTCAAACCAAGATCGTGAAGCGGCTACTTCTCAATCGGTAACGACTCCAGATGAAGTTAGAAAAGGAGTTGAAGAAAATACTAAGGACTCAGTAGACGTTCCTGCCAGCTACTTAGAAAAAGCAAACGTTCCTGGTCCATTCTTAGCAGGTGTTAATCAAGTTATTCCGTATGAAGCTTTCGGTGGAGACGGCATGTTGACTCGCCTCTTGTTAAAAGCCTCAGACAAAGCCCTATGGTCAGATAATGGTTCGGCTAAAAATCCTGCTCTATTGCCGCTTGAAGGCTTGGCAAAAGGTCAATACTTCTACGAAGTGGATTTGAACGGCAATACTACAGGTAAAGACGGGCAAGCCCTTCTTGACCAACTTCGTATTAATGGCACTCATGATTACCAAGCGACTGTCAAAGTCTATGGTGCTAAAGATGGTAAACCAGATTCGACCAATCTTGTAGCAACAAAAAATGTAACTGTTAGTTTAAATGGCCTTGTTTCAAAAGAATCAGTCAAAGACTCAGTCACCAAAAATATTAAAGACCATATTGATGTTCCAGCTAGCTATTTAGAAAAGGCAAACGTTCCTGGTCCATTCTTGGCAGGTGTTAATCAAGTTATTCCGTATGAAGCTTTCGGTGGAGATGGTATGTTGACTCGCCTCTTACTCAAATCTTCTGACAAGGCTCCTTGGTCAGATAATGGTTCGGCTAAAAATCCTACTCTATTGCCGCTTGAAGGCTTGGCAAAAGGTCAATACTTCTACGAAGTGGATTTGAACGGCAATACTACAGGTAAAGACGGACAAGCCCTTCTTGACCAACTTCGCATCAATGGCACTCATGCTTACCAAGCGACTGTCAAAGTCTATGGTGCTAAAGATGGTAAACCAGATTTGACTAATCTTATCGCAACTCGTCAAGTAACGATTCAGCTTCGTGGAAAAGAAATGGCTGCACAACCATATCAACAAGAACAAATGAATGTGAAACCTTCTACAACAGATTCTATGAGTACAGCTATGGGTTTGAAGGAAATGGATCACCGTATAGCTGATCTGAAGGAGAAACATCCCACTTCTAATCCGATGGCAGATATGGTGAAAAAAAATGATAAGCCTTCGTTACCAAAAACTGGTGAAGCCCAGACTTCTACAGCAACAATTGGTTTCTTCGGGCTAGCCTTGGCAGGAATTCTTGGCTTTCTAGGTTTGAAAGAAAAACAAAAAGATTAA
- the brnQ gene encoding branched-chain amino acid transport system II carrier protein, which yields MIKKGALTGLLLFGIFFGAGNLIFPPSLGTLSGQHFWSAIAGFVLSGVGLAVLTLIIGTLNPKGYIHEISQKIAPWFAIVYLVALYLSIGPFFAIPRTATVAYEVGISPMLSKNMTGIGLIVFTTLYFAAAYLISLNPSKILDRIGRILTPVFAVLIIILVILGALKYGTTTHQQASQAYSASAFGQGFLEGYNTLDALASVAFSVIAVTTLNQLGFKNKKEYISTIWVVGLMVALGFSAMYIGLAFLGNHFPVPAEIIAKGNPGVYVLSQATQAIFGPTAQIFLAAMVTVTCFTTTAGLIVSTGEFFHKTFPKLSYKVYATVFTLIGFVIANLGLNAIIQYSVPVLQILYPITIVIVLIVIVNKFLPLSKIGMQLTVAAVTLISFASILGQQFHIAWVSDKVNALPFAQASLPWLVPALVGILLSLFLPNKQKSERFEIES from the coding sequence GTGATTAAAAAAGGTGCTTTGACAGGCTTGCTCTTATTTGGAATATTTTTCGGTGCCGGAAACTTGATTTTCCCGCCTTCACTTGGAACATTATCTGGCCAGCATTTTTGGTCAGCTATTGCAGGATTTGTCCTGTCTGGGGTTGGGCTTGCTGTGCTGACTTTGATTATCGGAACTCTCAATCCTAAGGGCTATATCCACGAGATTTCTCAGAAGATTGCGCCTTGGTTCGCTATTGTCTATCTTGTAGCCTTGTATCTGTCAATCGGACCCTTTTTTGCTATCCCACGGACTGCGACGGTGGCCTATGAAGTTGGTATCTCTCCTATGCTGTCTAAAAATATGACAGGTATCGGATTGATTGTTTTCACGACACTTTACTTTGCGGCGGCTTATCTGATTTCTTTGAATCCATCTAAGATTTTGGATCGGATTGGACGTATTCTGACGCCTGTCTTTGCAGTTTTGATTATTATCTTAGTCATTCTAGGAGCTTTGAAATACGGAACAACGACACATCAGCAGGCTTCGCAAGCTTATTCTGCGTCAGCTTTTGGGCAAGGGTTCTTGGAAGGTTATAATACTTTGGATGCCTTGGCTTCCGTGGCTTTCAGCGTAATTGCTGTAACAACTCTTAACCAGCTTGGTTTCAAGAATAAAAAGGAATATATTTCAACCATCTGGGTTGTTGGTTTGATGGTAGCGCTGGGCTTTAGCGCCATGTATATCGGTTTGGCTTTTCTAGGCAATCATTTCCCAGTTCCAGCTGAGATTATTGCCAAAGGCAATCCAGGTGTTTATGTCCTATCGCAGGCGACACAGGCTATCTTTGGACCTACAGCACAGATTTTCCTTGCAGCTATGGTTACTGTGACTTGCTTCACAACAACAGCAGGACTTATTGTATCGACTGGGGAATTCTTTCATAAAACTTTCCCTAAGCTATCTTATAAAGTGTACGCAACAGTCTTTACTTTGATTGGGTTTGTGATTGCCAATCTTGGGCTCAATGCTATTATTCAATATTCTGTTCCAGTCTTGCAAATTCTCTATCCAATTACCATTGTTATCGTTCTGATTGTCATTGTCAATAAATTCTTGCCACTGTCCAAAATCGGTATGCAATTGACGGTGGCAGCAGTGACTTTGATTTCCTTTGCGAGCATTCTTGGGCAGCAGTTCCATATCGCTTGGGTAAGTGATAAGGTAAATGCCCTTCCATTTGCTCAGGCTTCCCTGCCTTGGTTGGTGCCAGCTCTAGTTGGAATCCTGCTTTCTCTCTTTTTGCCAAACAAGCAGAAGAGTGAGCGTTTCGAGATTGAAAGCTAA
- a CDS encoding sensor histidine kinase, producing MKLKSYILVGYLISSLLTILLVFWAVQRMLIVKSEIYFLVGMTLIASFIGAAVSLFLLSPVFSSLRHLKKQAQNIADKDFSTEIDSKGPIEFQELGQAFNDMSHNLQETFESLDESEREKGMMIAQLSHDIKTPITSIQATVEGILDGVIEEEEQIHYLTTISRQTERLNKLVEELDILTLNAQPQIESDGEAEIVFLDQLLIEVMSEFQLLIEREERDIYIQVSPESAKIKSHYDKLSRILLNLLNNAFKYSDPGTKIEIVAQLTEQILTISVKDEGRGISPENLDKIFKRLYRVETSRNMKTGGHGLGLAIARELAHQLGGEITVESQYGLGSTFTFTLNLT from the coding sequence ATGAAATTAAAAAGTTACATTCTAGTAGGGTACCTAATTTCTAGCCTACTAACGATTTTACTCGTTTTCTGGGCAGTCCAGCGAATGTTGATTGTAAAAAGTGAGATTTATTTCCTAGTTGGAATGACATTGATTGCTAGTTTTATAGGAGCGGCAGTCAGTCTCTTTCTTTTATCGCCAGTATTTTCTTCCCTTCGGCATTTGAAAAAACAGGCTCAGAATATTGCTGACAAGGATTTTAGTACAGAGATTGACTCCAAGGGCCCTATCGAATTTCAAGAGTTGGGTCAGGCTTTTAACGATATGTCGCATAATTTGCAAGAAACGTTTGAGTCGCTTGATGAAAGTGAACGAGAAAAAGGAATGATGATTGCCCAGCTTTCTCACGATATTAAAACTCCCATTACCTCTATTCAGGCGACTGTGGAGGGGATTTTAGATGGAGTGATTGAAGAAGAGGAGCAGATTCATTACTTGACCACGATTAGCCGTCAGACAGAGCGTTTGAATAAATTGGTGGAAGAATTGGATATTTTGACTCTTAATGCCCAGCCTCAAATAGAATCAGATGGAGAAGCTGAAATAGTCTTTCTAGACCAGCTATTGATTGAGGTCATGAGTGAATTTCAACTATTGATTGAGCGGGAGGAGCGGGATATCTACATTCAAGTGTCTCCCGAGTCAGCGAAAATTAAGAGCCATTACGATAAACTTTCCCGTATTTTGCTCAACTTGCTAAATAATGCCTTTAAATACTCCGACCCTGGGACTAAAATTGAGATCGTGGCTCAGTTAACTGAGCAAATCTTGACAATCAGTGTGAAGGATGAGGGACGGGGTATTTCTCCTGAGAATTTGGATAAGATTTTTAAACGCCTTTACCGTGTGGAAACTTCTCGAAATATGAAGACAGGTGGGCATGGTCTGGGCCTTGCTATTGCACGTGAGTTGGCTCATCAGCTGGGTGGGGAAATAACGGTCGAAAGCCAGTATGGCCTAGGAAGCACTTTTACATTTACTCTCAACTTAACATAA